Proteins from one Muntiacus reevesi chromosome X, mMunRee1.1, whole genome shotgun sequence genomic window:
- the MED12 gene encoding mediator of RNA polymerase II transcription subunit 12 isoform X8: protein MAAFGILSYEHRPLKRPRLGPPDVYPQDPKQKEDELTALNVKQGFNNQPAVSGDEHGTAKNVNFNPAKISSNFSSIIAEKLRCNTLSDTGRRKPQVNQKDNFWLVTARSQSAINTWFTDLAGTKPLTQLAKKVPIFSKKEEVFGYLAKYTVPVMRAAWLIKMTCAYYAAISETKVKKRHVDPFTEWTQIITKCLWEQLQKMAEYYRPGPAGSGGCGSTIGPLPHDVEMAIRQWDYNEKLAMFMFQDGMLDRHEFLTWVLECFEKIRPGEDELLKLLLPLLLRYSGEFVQSAYLSRRLAYFCTRRLALQLDGVSSHSSHVMSAQSTSTLPTTPAPQPPTSSTPSTPFSDLLMCPQHRPLVFGLSCILQTILLCCPSALVWHYSLTDSRIKTGSPLDHLPIAPSNLPMPEGNSAFTQQVRAKLREIEQQIKERGQAVEVRWSFDKCQEATAGFTIGRVLHTLEVLDSHSFERSDFSNSLDSLCNRIFGLGPSKDGHEISSDDDAVVSLLCEWAVSCKRSGRHRAMVVAKLLEKRQAEIEAERCGESEAADEKGSIASGSLSAPSAPIFQDVLLQFLDTQAPMLTDPRSESERVEFFNLVLLFCELIRHDVFSHNMYTCTLISRGDLAFGAPGPRPPSPFDDPADDPERKEAEGSSSSKLEDPGLSESMDIDPSSSVLFEDMEKPDFSLFSPTMPCEGKGSPSPEKPDVEKEVKPPPKEKLEGTLGVLYDQPRHVQYATHFPIPQEESCSHECNQRLVVLFGVGKQRDDARHAIKKITKDILKVLNRKGTAETDQLAPIVPLNPGDLTFLGGEDGQKRRRNRPEAFPTAEDIFAKFQHLSHYDQHQVTAQVSRNVLEQITSFALGMSYHLPLVQHVQFIFDLMEYSLSISGLIDFAIQLLNELSVVEAELLLKSSDLVGSYTTSLCLCIVAVLRHYHACLILNQDQMAQVFEGLCGVVKHGMNRSDGSSAERCILAYLYDLYTSCSHLKSKFGELFSDFCSKVKNTIYCNVEPSESNMRWAPEFMIDTLENPAAHTFTYTGLGKSLSENPANRYSFVCNALMHVCVGHHDSDRVNDIAILCAELTGYCKSLSAEWLGVLKALCCSSNNGTCGFNDLLCNVDVSDLSFHDSLATFVAILIARQCLLLEDLIRCAAIPSLLNAACSEQDSEPGARLTCRILLHLFKTPQLNPCQSDGNKPTVGIRSSCDRHLLAASQNRIVDGAVFAVLKAVFVLGDAELKGSGFTVTGGTEELPEEEGGGGSGGRRQGGRNISVETASLDVYAKYVLRSICQQEWVGERCLKSLCEDSNDLQDPVLSSAQAQRLMQLICYPHRLLDNEDGENPQRQRIKRILQNLDQWTMRQSSLELQLMIKQTPNNEMNSLLENIAKATIEVFQQSAETGSSSGNAASNMPSSSKTKPVLSSLERSGVWLVAPLIAKLPTSVQGHVLKAAGEELEKGQHLDSSSHKERDRQKQKSMSLLSQQPFLSLVLTCLKGQDEQREGLLTSLYSQVHQIVNNWRDDQYLDDCKPKQLMHEALKLRLNLVGGMFDTVQRSTQQTTEWAVLLLDIIISGTVDMQSNNELFTTVLDMLSVLINGTLAADMSSISQGSMEENKRAYMNLVKKLRKELAERQSDSLEKVYQLLPLPKPTRDVITCEPQGSLIDTKGNKIAGFDSIFKKEGLQVSTKQKLSPWDLFEGLKPSAPLSWGWFGTVRVDRRVARGEEQQRLLLYHTHLRPRPRAYYLEPLPLPPEDEEPPAPTLLEPEKKAPEPPKTDKPGAAPPSTEERKKKSTKGKKRSQPAAKTEDYGMGPGRSGPYGVTVPPDLLHHANPGSISHLSYRQSSIGLYTQNQPLPAGGPRVDPYRPMRLPMQKLPTRPPYPGVLPTTMTGVMGLEPGSYKTSVYRQQQPTAPQGQRLRQQLQAKISQGMLGQSSVHQMTPSSTYGLQTSQGYTPYVSHVGLQQHTGPADPTRHLQQRPSGYVHQQAPTYGHGLTSTQRFSHQTLQQTPMIGTMTPLGPQGVQAGIRSASILPEQQQQQQQQQQQQQQQQQQQQQQQQQQQYHIRQQQQQQQILRQQQQQQQQQQQQQQQQQQQQQQQQAHQQQQQQAAPPQPQPQSQPQFQRQGLQQTQQQQQTAALVRQLQQQLSNTQPQPSTNIFGRY, encoded by the exons ATGGCGGCCTTCGGGATCTTGAGCTACGAACACCGGCCCCTGAAGCGGCCGCGGCTGGGGCCTCCTGATGTGTACCCTCAAGATCCCAAACAGAAGGAG GATGAATTAACTGCCTTGAATGTAAAACAAGGTTTCAATAACCAGCCCGCTGTCTCTGGGGATGAACATGGCACCGCCAAGAATGTCAACTTTAATCCTGCCAAG ATCAGTTCCAACTTCAGCAGCATCATTGCAGAGAAGTTACGTTGTAACACCCTCTCTGACACTGGTCGAAGGAAGCCCCAAGTGAACCAGAAGGACAACTTCTGGCTGGTGACTGCACGATCCCAGAGTGCCATTAACACTTGGTTTACCGATCTGGCTGGCACCAAGCCACTCACACAACTAGCCAAAAAG GTCCCCATTTTCAGTAAGAAGGAAGAAGTGTTTGGGTACTTAGCCAAATACACAGTGCCTGTGATGCGGGCCGCCTGGCTCATTAAGATGACCTGTGCCTACTATGCAGCAATCTCAGAGACCAAGGTTAAGAAGAGACATGTTGACCCCTTCACAG AATGGACTCAGATCATCACCAAGTGCTTATGGGAGCAGCTTCAAAAGATGGCTGAATACTACCGGCCAGGACCTGCTGGAAGTGGGGGCTGTGGCTCCACTATAGGGCCCTTGCCCCATGATGTTGAGATGGCAATCCGGCAGTGGGACTACAATGAGAAGCTGGCCATGTTCATGTTTCAG GACGGAATGCTGGACAGACATGAGTTCCTGACCTGGGTACTTGAGTGTTTTGAGAAAATCCGCCCTGGAGAGGATGAATTGCTTAAACTGTTGCTGCCTTTGCTGCTTCGA TACTCTGGAGAGTTTGTTCAGTCTGCGTACCTCTCCCGCCGCCTTGCCTACTTCTGTACACGGAgactggccctgcagctggaCGGTGTGAGCAGTCACTCATCTCATGTGATGTCCGCTCAGTCGACAAGCACACTGCCTACCACCCCTGCTCCTCAGCCCCCAACTAGCAGCACGCCCTCTACACCCTTTAGTGACCTGCTTATGTGCCCTCAGCACCGGCCCCTAGTTTTTGGCCTCAGCTGTATCCTTCAG ACCATCCTCCTGTGTTGTCCTAGTGCCCTGGTTTGGCACTATTCACTGACTGATAGTCGAATCAAGACTGGCTCACCACTTGACCACCTGCCTATTGCGCCCTCCAACCTGCCCATGCCAGAGGGTAACAGTGCCTTCACTCAACAG GTCCGTGCAAAGTTGCGGGAGATCGAGCAACAGATCAAGGAACGAGGACAGGCCGTTGAGGTTCGCTGGTCTTTTGATAAGTGCCAGGAAGCTACTGCAG GCTTCACCATTGGACGAGTACTCCATACTTTGGAAGTGTTGGACAGCCATAGTTTTGAACGCTCTGACTTCAGCAACTCTCTCGATTCCCTCTGTAATCGAATCTTTGGATTGGGGCCTAGCAAGGATGGGCACGAG ATCTCCTCAGATGATGATGCAGTGGTATCATTACTGTGTGAATGGGCTGTCAGCTGCAAGCGTTCTGGTCGGCATCGAGCGATGGTGGTAGCCAAgctgctggagaagagacaggcagAGATTGAGGCTGAG CGCTGTGGAGAATCAGAAGCTGCAGATGAGAAGGGTTCCATTGCCTCTGGCTCCCTTTCTGCTCCCAGTGCTCCCATTTTCCAAGATGTCCTCTTACAGTTTCTGGATACACAGGCTCCCATGCTGA CGGACCCCCGAAGTGAGAGTGAGCGAGTGGAATTCTTTAACTTGGTACTGCTGTTCTGTGAACTGATTCGACATGATGTTTTCTCCCACAACATGTACACTTGCACCCTCATCTCCCGAGGGGACCTTGCCTTCGGAGCCCCTGGTCCCCGGCCTCCCTCTCCCTTTGATGACCCAGCTGATGACCCAGAGCGCAAGGAGGCTGAgggcagtagcagcagcaagctGGAG GATCCAGGGCTCTCAGAGTCTATGGACATTGACCCTAGCTCCAGTGTGCTCTTTGAGGACATGGAGAAGCCTGATTTCTCA TTGTTCTCCCCCACTATGCCCTGTGAGGGGAAGGGCAGTCCATCCCCTGAGAAACCAGATGTTGAGAAGGAGGTGAAGCCCCCACCCAAGGAGAAGCTAGAAGGAACCCTTGGGGTTCTTTATGACCAGCCGCGGCATGTGCAGTATGCCACACACTTTCCCATCCCCCAG GAGGAGTCATGCAGCCATGAGTGCAACCAGCGGTTGGTCGTACTGTTTGGGGTGGGAAAGCAGCGAGATGATGCCCGCCATGCCATCAAGAAAATTACCAAGGATATCCTGAAGGTTCTGAACCGCAAGGGGACAGCAGAAACTG ACCAGCTTGCTCCTATTGTGCCTCTGAATCCTGGAGACCTGACATTCTTAG GTGGGGAAGATGGACAGAAGCGGCGACGAAACCGACCTGAAGCTTTTCCCACTGCCGAGGATATCTTTGCTAAGTTCCAGCACCTTTCACATTATGACCAACACCAGGTCACGGCTCAG GTCTCCCGGAATGTTCTGGAGCAGATCACGAGCTTTGCCCTTGGCATGTCGTACCACTTGCCTCTGGTGCAGCATGTGCAGTTTATCTTCGACCTCATGGAATATTCACTCAGCATCAGTGGCCTCATCGACTTTGCCATTCAG CTGCTGAATGAACTGAGTGTAGTCGAGGCCGAACTGCTTCTCAAATCCTCAGATCTGGTGGGCAGCTACACCACTAGCCTGTGCCTGTGCATCGTGGCTGTCCTGCGCCACTATCACGCCTGCCTCATCCTCAACCAGGACCAGATGGCACAGGTCTTTGAGGG GCTGTGTGGCGTAGTCAAGCATGGGATGAACCGGTCTGATGGTTCCTCTGCAGAACGCTGTATCCTTGCATATCTCTATGATCTGTACACCTCCTGTAGCCATTTAAAGAGCAAATTTGGGGAACTCTTCAG TGACTTCTGCTCCAAGGTGAAGAACACCATCTACTGCAATGTGGAGCCATCAGAGTCCAACATGCGCTGGGCACCCGAGTTCATGATCGACACTTTAGAGAACCCCGCCGCTCACACCTTCACCTACACGGGGCTAGGCAAGAGTCTTAGTGAGAACCCTGCTAACCGCTACAGCTTTGTCTGCAATGCCCTTATGCACGTCTGTGTGGGGCACCATGATTCGGATAG GGTGAATGACATCGCCATCCTGTGTGCAGAGCTGACCGGCTATTGCAAGTCACTGAGTGCAGAGTGGCTGGGAGTGCTTAAGGCCTTGTGCTGCTCCTCTAACAATGGCACTTGTGGTTTCAACGACCTCCTCTGCAATGTAGAT GTCAGTGACCTGTCTTTTCACGACTCCCTGGCCACTTTTGTTGCCATCCTCATCGCTCGGCAGTGTTTGCTTCTGGAGGATTTGATTCGCTGTGCGGCCATCCCTTCACTCCTTAATGCTG CTTGCAGTGAACAGGACTCTGAGCCAGGGGCCCGACTTACCTGCCGCATCCTCCTCCACCTTTTCAAGACACCTCAACTCAATCCTTGCCAATCAGATGGAA ACAAGCCTACTGTAGGAATCCGCTCCTCCTGTGACCGCCACCTGCTGGCTGCCTCCCAGAACCGCATCGTGGATGGAGCTGTGTTTGCTGTTCTCAAGGCTGTGTTTGTACTTG GGGATGCGGAACTGAAGGGTTCGGGCTTCACTGTAACAGGAGGAACAGAAGAACTtccagaggaggagggaggaggtggcAGTGGTGGTCGGAGGCAGGGTGGCCGCAACATCTCTGTGGAGACAGCCAGTCTGGATGTCTATGCCAAGTACGTGCTACGCAGCATCTGCCAGCAG GAATGGGTAGGAGAACGTTGCCTTAAATCACTGTGTGAGGACAGCAATGACCTGCAAGACCCAGTGTTGAGCAGTGCCCAGGCCCAGCGCCTCATGCAGCTTATCTGCTACCCACATCGGCTGCTGGACAACGAGGATGGGGAAAACCCACAGCGGCAACGCATTAAGCGTATTCTCCAG AACTTGGACCAGTGGACCATGCGCCAGTCTTCGTTGGAACTGCAGCTCATGATCAAGCAGACCCCTAACAAT GAGATGAACTCCCTCTTAGAGAACATCGCCAAGGCCACAATCGAGGTTTTCCAGCAGTCTGCAGAGACAGGGTCATCTTCTGGAAATGCTGCAAGCAACATGCCCAGCAGCAGCAAGACCAAGCCTGTGCTCAG CTCCCTAGAACGCTCCGGTGTATGGCTGGTGGCTCCTCTCATTGCCAAACTGCCCACCTCAGTCCAGGGGCATGTGTTAAAGGCTGCTGGGGAAGAGTTAGAGAAGGGCCAGCACCTGGACTCCTCTTCCCACAAAGAACGTGATCGACAAAAGCAAAAGAG CATGTCCCTGTTGAGCCAGCAGCCCTTCTTATCCCTGGTGCTGACATGTCTGAAGGGCCAGGATGAGCAGCGTGAGGGACTCCTTACCTCCCTCTACAGCCAGGTCCACCAG ATTGTGAATAATTGGAGAGATGACCAGTATTTAGACGATTGCAAACCAAAGCAGCTAATGCATGAGGCACTCAAATTGCGACTCAACCTG GTGGGGGGCATGTTTGACACGGTGCAGCGCAGCACCCAGCAGACCACGGAGTGGGCTGTGCTCCTCCTGGATATCATCATCAGCGGCACTGTCGACATGCAGTCCAACAA CGAGCTCTTCACCACTGTCCTGGACATGCTAAGTGTGCTCATCAATGGGACCCTAGCTGCGGATATGTCCAGCATCTCCCAGGGCAGCATGGAGGAAAACAAACGTGCCTACATGAACCTGGTGAAGAAGCTGCGG AAAGAATTGGCAGAACGCCAGTCAGATAGTCTGGAAAAAGTTTACCAGCTGCTGCCACTGCCCAAGCCAACTCGAGATGTGATCACGTGTGAGCCGCAGGGCTCCCTTATTGACACCAAGGGCAACAAGATTGCTGGCTTCGACTCTATCTTCAAGAAGGAG GGTCTTCAGGTTTCCACCAAACAAAAGCTCTCTCCCTGGGATCTTTTTGAGGGCTTGAAGCCATCAGCGCCACTATCTTGGGGCTGGTTTGGAACAGTCCGGGTGGACCGGCGCGTGGCCCGTGGAGAGGAGCAGCAGCGGCTGCTGCTGTACCACACACACCTGAGGCCCCGGCCCCGCGCCTACTACCTGGAGCCACTGCCACTGCCTCCAGAAGATGAggaaccccctgcccccaccctgttAGAGCCTGAAAAAAAGGCTCCAGAGCCCCCCAAAACTGACAAACCTGGAGCTGCTCCACCCAGCACTGAGGAACGCAAGAAGAAGTCCACTAAGGGCAAGAAGCGCAGCCAGCCTGCCGCCAAGACGGAA GACTATGGAATGGGCCCAGGCCGAAGCGGCCCCTACGGAGTGACAGTGCCTCCAGACCTCCTGCACCATGCCAACCCTGGCTCCATCTCTCACCTTAGCTACAGGCAGAGCTCCATAGGCCTCTACACCCAGAACCAGCCACTGCCAGCAG GTGGCCCCCGCGTGGACCCATACCGCCCCATGCGGTTACCGATGCAGAAGCTGCCTACCCGCCCACCTTACCCTGGAGTGCTGCCCACGACCATGACTGGTGTCATGGGACTGGAACCTGGCTCCTACAAGACATCTGTGTACCGACAGCAGCAGCCTACAGCGCCCCAAGGACAGCGCCTTCGCCAACAGCTCCAGGCAAAGATA AGTCAGGGGATGTTGGGACAGTCATCTGTCCATCAGATGACTCCCAGTTCTACGTACGGTTTGCAGACCTCCCAG GGCTATACTCCTTATGTTTCTCATGTGGGATTGCAGCAACACACAGGCCCTGCAG ATCCTACTCGCCACCTGCAGCAGCGGCCCAGTGGCTATGTGCACCAGCAGGCCCCAACCTACGGACATGGGCTGACCTCCACTCAAAG GTTTTCCCACCAGACACTGCAGCAAACACCCATGATAGGCACCATGaccccactgggcccccagggtgTCCAGGCCGGCATCCGGTCGGCTTCCATCCtacctgagcagcagcagcagcagcagcagcagcaacagcagcagcaacagcagcaacaacagcagcagcagcagcagcagcagcaacagtaccATAtccggcagcagcagcagcagcagcagatcctgCGG cagcagcagcagcagcaacagcagcagcagcaacagcagcagcagcagcagcagcaacagcagcagcaacaggcacaccagcagcagcagcagcaggcggcACCgcctcagccccagccccagtcccagcCCCAG TTCCAGCGCCAGGGGCTTCAGCAgacacagcaacaacaacagacaGCAGCTTTGGTCCGGCAGCTCCAACAACAGCTCTCTA ACACCCAGCCACAGCCTAGTACCAACATATTCGGAcgctactga